One genomic window of Fusarium fujikuroi IMI 58289 draft genome, chromosome FFUJ_chr01 includes the following:
- a CDS encoding related to intracellular protein transport protein: protein MEPALASPPGSGVTEPSATSDTRSDTKTPPVDVPSVTSATTSFVPADNSIPLSSPSAHPLQIEKEPHPPSPKSSPAHARSQTVDVLPGSSSVSGSVASPSSSVQSPIGGSIKRKPLSSSASALALRYSASGSPLPSPLNLGKPSQRFARPCSVDSPTLYEFSPAQRAAPPAAPAPDANLASLAATTPGSQNIPGHSPTISSSDFSDVLDGYDDLISDSKSDSAPDITSETILDGSDSDDDKGQKSLSIDKETAIVPKPAEPTDRSETEVQGTRSPASDDTISDQTLAPAPMFVPKPTPPHLKLDKVTIDVANYDTSPDEPNSPSGQGTPQLNKPLPKSPNQNSPFASLFHWAAPSPSPSATEFSSTSSPISPSKRGVANDTPYSTVSNPYYIHEDSSSVTDISSSRNSYSSVLQSPTYAQIDEMEDELKAISAELASSIRREMDLEDLVDRLQEQVNNPQAPGKRSSDYYSDSGYSSAKMSEAEPSREELEKIQRRAEQEKASIRLELTNKLQDERGKRKALDHQIKELAEKASQIDQAQLNNQDASGRLKDLETTCGDLRRRLSEERVVKNNFEDLINAIRGELHEATSERDNLRDEVVPQLRARVEGLEIEAAEYSNLTYESSKMQQELHMLRKEYDNLRGSSRSGSPTPSMNRMSRAMSGNFGGGLARSNSVATGSFRGQRPSGLSRSNSVKNVQNESREALSERLKDVEAQRDALHKALKNLLDRQEFQNRENEKKIRMLQNERERLLSASPRKAGFEREISNLRTEINVLRRRAEDALEQKWQVESGLGGLKMDLDKAEEEISLLRNLLEEKDILIPESFARSSGSSNASSSFGNLSAPVTSESLAKAYNELKAAYAESLERIKQLEHETVGDEKTQLAVERLERTLSIAVSERDAAQHEVENLKNQYDTMSEYEVKTIESERALADELNDSARRVGELATQVQQQLAANAQLRERLSNAVVRGDNDRKANSDRIADLQVRLKSMEEQLIAAQSASEDRVNRHEEEIAAIREAHNAQLQRMSNNTGLSGPRSPNFQANRKPSLLSPLSPRFPGALRSPRLPEKSFEDAAQMEVLRNRITELEKALEDAEQEMQDVVARMSTAQIEVLNLQDEREAAVRETRRLQKLLEQEQMKSFEDRFKTLSGSA from the exons ATGGAACCTGCCCTGGCCTCCCCTCCGGGGTCTGGAGTAACGGAGCCTTCTGCGACTTCTGATACTCGTTCTGATACCAAGACGCCTCCTGTCGACGTCCCATCTGTAACATCTGCTACAACCTCTTTTGTCCCTGCCGATAACTCTATTCCACTATCCTCACCATCAGCCCACCCGCTTCAAATCGAAAAAGAACCGCATCCACCTTCTCCGAAATCCTCTCCCGCACACGCTCGATCTCAGACGGTAGACGTTCTACCCGGCTCGTCCTCGGTCTCCGGCTCTGTTGCGTCGCCTTCCAGTTCCGTCCAGTCTCCCATCGGAGGTTCAATTAAGCGCAAACCTCTttcatcatcggcatcagCATTGGCATTGCGATACTCTGCGTCGGGATCTCCCTTGCCGTCACCTCTGAATCTTGGAAAGCCGAGCCAGAGATTCGCGAGACCTTGTTCAGTTGACAGCCCGACCCTCTACGAATTCTCTCCTGCGCAACGCGCCGCACCACCAGCTGCCCC AGCTCCCGACGCCAACCTGGCGTCCCTTGCCGCGACAACCCCTGGATCACAAAATATTCCAGGACACAGCCCTACCATCTCAAGTTCAGATTTCTCTGACGTCCTGGATGGGTATGATGATTTGATCTCAGACTCGAAATCAGATTCTGCACCAGACATTACCTCTGAGACCATCCTTGATGGGAGCGATAGCGACGACGACAAGGGCCAAAAGAGTTTATCAATCGACAAAGAAACTGCCATTGTTCCTAAACCCGCCGAGCCAACGGACCGCTCTGAAACAGAGGTTCAAGGAACTCGATCACCTGCATCTGACGATACTATATCAGACCAGACTCTCGCTCCCGCCCCCATGTTTGTTCCAaagccaacaccaccacaTCTCAAACTCGACAAGGTCACAATTGACGTTGCGAACTACGACACATCACCGGATGAACCAAACTCCCCCTCAGGTCAAGGAACACCACAGCTAAACAAGCCATTACCCAAGTCGCCGAACCAGAATTCGCCATTTGCTTCTCTGTTCCACTGGGCAgcaccatcgccatctccCTCTGCGACGGAATTCTCGTCCACATCATCGCCAATCTCCCCCTCGAAACGCGGCGTGGCCAATGATACCCCCTATTCTACGGTTAGCAACCCTTACTATATTCACGAAGATTCTTCAAGCGTGACGGATATCTCGAGCTCTCGTAACTCATACTCATCGGTTTTACAGTCCCCTACTTACGCGCAAATCGACGAAATGGAAGATGAATTGAAGGCCATTAGCGCCGAGCTGGCAAGCTCAATCCGACGCGAGATGGATCTGGAAGACCTAGTAGATCGACTCCAGGAACAAGTCAACAACCCTCAAGCTCCCGGTAAGAGGTCAAGCGATTATTACTCCGACTCGGGTTATAGTTCGGCAAAGATGAGTGAAGCCGAGCCGAGTCGAGAGGAACTTGAGAAAATTCAAAGGAGGGCCGAACAAGAGAAGGCTTCCATAAGATTAGAGCTCACGAATAAGCTCCAGGATGAAAGGGGGAAACGAAAAGCGCTCGACCACCAGATCAAAGAGCTTGCCGAAAAGGCTTCGCAAATCGACCAGGCGCAATTAAACAACCAAGATGCCAGTGGTCGACTCAAGGATCTCGAAACTACTTGTGGCGATCTCAGGAGGCGACTATCTGAGGAGCGTGTTGTCAAGAACAACTTTGAGGAcctcatcaacgccatcagGGGAGAGCTCCACGAAGCGACCAGTGAGCGAGATAACCTTCGAGACGAAGTCGTCCCTCAGCTCAGGGCGCGTGTCGAGGGCCTCGAGATAGAGGCTGCTGAATACTCAAACTTGACCTATGAGTCCTCCAAAATGCAGCAAGAGCTTCATATGCTCAGGAAAGAATACGACAACTTGCGAGGCTCGTCGAGGTCCGGGTCTCCGACGCCTTCAATGAACCGCATGTCTCGCGCTATGTCTGGCAATTTCGGTGGCGGCCTTGCCCGATCAAACTCGGTTGCGACAGGCTCGTTCCGTGGCCAACGACCCTCTGGCCTATCACGGTCTAACAGTGTTAAGAACGTACAGAACGAGTCCAGAGAGGCCCTCTCTGAGCGCCTGAAAGATGTCGAGGCCCAAAGAGACGCCCTACACAAAGCACTGAAAAATCTACTTGACCGCCAAGAGTTTCAGAACCGCGAGAACGAAAAGAAAATCAGGATGCTACAGAACGAACGAGAGAGGCTACTCTCAGCATCCCCAAGGAAGGCTGGATTTGAAAGAGAAATCTCAAACTTGCGCACAGAGATCAATGTTCTTCGTCGCCGAGCTGAAGATGCGCTTGAGCAGAAGTGGCAGGTTGAAAGCGGCCTTGGCGGACTGAAGATGGATTTGGATaaggctgaagaggagatTTCTTTGCTTCGCAACCTGCTCGAAGAAAAGGACATCCTTATTCCCGAATCTTTCGCACGCTCAAGTGGCTCCAGTAATGCAAGCAGCTCCTTTGGTAACCTGAGTGCGCCAGTTACATCTGAGTCGCTTGCCAAGGCTTACAACGAGCTCAAGGCTGCCTATGCTGAATCACTCGAGAGAATCAAGCAGCTCGAGCATGAGACAGTCGGTGATGAGAAGACTCAGCTTGCTGTCGAGCGATTAGAGCGCACTCTGTCCATTGCAGTTTCTGAACGCGATGCCGCCCAACACGAAGTTGAGAATCTAAAAAACCAGTATGATACAATGAGCGAATATGAGGTCAAGACAATCGAAAGCGAGCGCGCTCTTGCTGACGAGCTTAATGACTCTGCTCGTCGGGTTGGAGAGCTCGCAACCCAGGTTCAACAACAACTAGCTGCAAATGCCCAGCTCCGAGAGCGTCTCTCTAATGCTGTCGTGCGAGGCGACAACGATCGCAAGGCTAACTCGGATCGGATcgctgacttgcaagtccGCCTCAAGTCTATGGAGGAGCAGCTGATCGCTGCTCAGTCAGCATCTGAAGATCGTGTCAACCGTCacgaggaggagattgctgCTATTCGCGAGGCGCATAATGCCCAGCTCCAGCGGATGAGCAACAACACCGGACTCAGCGGCCCCCGTTCACCCAACTTTCAGGCTAACCGCAAGCCTTCGCTCCTCAGCCCCCTATCACCACGATTCCCCGGCGCTCTACGATCCCCTCGTTTGCCCGAGAAGTCTTTTGAGGACGCCGCTCAGATGGAGGTGCTTCGCAACCGCATTACTGAGTTGGAGAAGGCACTCGAGGATGCCGAACAGGAGATGCAGGACGTCGTGGCTAGGATGAGCACTGCCCAGATCGAGGTGCTCAACCTCCAAGATGAGCGAGAGGCGGCAGTCCGCGAGACCCGACGCCTgcagaagcttctggagcAGGAGCAGATGAAATCCTTCGAGGATAGGTTTAAGACGCTTAGTGGCAGCGcctga
- a CDS encoding probable amino acid transport protein GAP1 yields the protein MAPHDVERGSISKMKEESLAPGSSFSMREPEYGDISPPSYWDRFVDGFRRDQRSSLFTNDPLGQHEGSGRVHDGAHYYDIQSAMLETANSGLARELKGRHLQMIAIGGSIGTGLFVASGRALADGGPASILLAFTIVGAMLFCTCQALGELAVIFPIAGSFSSWATRFIDPSWGFAMGWNYAMQWLIVLPLEIIAASLTLSYWDESLTRAIFVSVFLVVIIVINMFGVKGYGEAEFIFSIIKVIAVIGFILLGIVLNCGGTPDSGYIGGRYWQNPGAFNNGFKGMCNVFVTAAFSFAGTELIGLAAAETANPRKSLPTALKQVFWRITLFYIVALTLVGLLVPHTDPRLVGGNSDADASASPFVIAIEEAGIQVLPSVMNAVILTAVLSVGNSAVFGSSRTLAALANLRQAPKIVGYVDRKGRPLVAIAIASAFGLIAFLADLPEQGAVLDWLMAISGLSTIFTWGSICVCHIRFRRAWAARGRSVSELPFQSQVGVVGSWVGITLNVLVIIAQFWVGAFPIGWQQLTSAQVAQNFFHKWIGAPCVLAFYVFHKLYFRTTFVRIRDMDVDTGRRDFNVPILVAQEREEREGWPRWKRYYKFMC from the exons ATGGCTCCTCACGATGTCGAGCGCGGGAGCATtagcaagatgaaggaggagtcGCTCGCCCCCGGGAGTTCTTTTAGCATGCGCGAACCCGAGTACGGTGATATTTCCCCGCCTTCATATTGGGACCGGTTCGTCGATGGGTTTAGGCGGGATCAGAGATCGAGTTTGTTCACGAATGATCCGTTGGGGCAGCACGAGGGGTCCGGGAGAGTGCATGATGGAGCGCATTACTACGATATCCAGAGTGCCATGTTGGAGACGGCGAATTCAGGCCTTGCGAGAGAGTTGAAAGGAAGACATTTACAAATGATTGCAATCGGAGGCTCCATCG GTACTGGGCTTTTTGTCGCATCGGGAAGAGCTTTGGCAGATGGAGGTCCAGCGTCGATTTTGCTGGCTTTTACAATTGTGGGCGCCATGCTCTTTTGTACATGTCAAGCGCTGGGTGAGCTTGCAGTCATCTTCCCAATTGCTGGATCATTCTCTTCGTGGGCGACTCGGTTTATCGATCCGTCTTGGGGATTCGCAATGGGGTGGAA CTACGCGATGCAATGGCTCATCGTGTTACCGCTCGAGATCATCGCTGCATCCCTAACCCTCTCTTACTGGGACGAGAGTCTCACACGCGCCATTTTCGTATCTGTATTCCTAGTCGTCATCATAGTCATCAATATGTTTGGCGTCAAAGGTTACGGTGAAGCCGAATTCATCTTTTCCATCATAAAGGTCATTGCTGTTATTGGCTTTAT CCTTCTCGGCATCGTTCTCAACTGTGGTGGAACGCCAGATAGCGGATACATTGGTGGCCGCTATTGGCAAAACCCTGGTGCTTTCAACAACGGTTTTAAAGGAATGTGTAATGTATTTGTTACAGCAGCTTTCTCATTTGCTGGCACTGAGCTTATTGGCCTTGCTGCCGCTGAAACAGCGAATCCGCGAAAATCGCTGCCAACGGCTTTGAAGCAGGTGTTTTGGAGGATCACGCTTTTCTATATCGTTGCCTTGACATTGGTAGGACTGCTCGTTCCACACACTGACCCTCGGCTCGTGGGCGGTAACAGCGATGCGGATGCATCAGCCTCACCTTTTGTCATAGCCATTGAAGAAGCCGGCATTCAGGTCCTACCGTCTGTCATGAACGCGGTCATCCTTACTGCCGTCCTGTCCGTCGGTAACTCTGCCGTCTTCGGTTCCTCGCGTACCCTTGCTGCTCTTGCAAACCTTCGGCAGGCTCCCAAGATCGTCGGTTACGTCGACCGCAAAGGCCGCCCACTCGTCGCCATTGCGATCGCAAGCGCGTTCGGCCTCATCGCTTTCCTCGCAGACCTGCCCGAACAAGGAGCTGTCCTTGACTGGCTCATGGCCATCTCAGGCTTATCAACCATCTTTACATGGGGCTCTATTTGCGTGTGTCATATCCGTTTCCGCCGTGCGTGGGCTGCCCGAGGCCGCTCCGTCTCCGAGTTGCCCTTCCAATCCCAGGTCGGCGTCGTGGGTTCTTGGGTTGGTATCACACTGAACGTTCTTGTCATCATAGCGCAATTCTGGGTCGGCGCCTTTCCCATCGGCTGGCAACAATTAACAAGCGCCCAGGTCGCGCAGAACTTTTTTCATAAGTGGATTGGCGCACCCTGCGTTTTGGCCTTTTATGTATTCCACAAGCTTTATTTCCGAACTACGTTTGTGAGAATACGAGATATGGATGTCGACACTGGACGTCGGGACTTTAACGTCCCTATCCTTGTCGCCCAGGAACGAGAGGAGCGAGAAGGTTGGCCCAGATGGAAGAGATATTACAAGTTCATGTGCTGA
- a CDS encoding related to carboxypeptidase Y-sorting protein PEP1 precursor, translating into MMRSSAWAALSWRALIFSLLWTAVAAKQDKPTVDASVAKHPPLNLNYFEDSDVVVFQDIEERNIWRSEDAGKTWAQVPDIPDRSATFLYLHPFDSTSAFVLTKDRKHYKTEDRGKSWSEFNSGTMPSAFQPDTLVFHAGDPKRIIFNGMNCDGIFCDEETTYTIDGFKTVQQLRPSTSGCWWAKTNREFTTGDAELDKTRILCIVTDPLSLFKTSQKLCVSDNFFAKGSGGKFDEFEPSLDGQRDVTGVVSIAAVKSFILLASSSAGSDEMTLFVTSDAQFWHRAMFPTDDSHDHSHKINQEAYTVLESTNYSIQVDVMTSHPSTPMGVIFTSNSNGTYFTENIPYTNRNVKGHVDFEKISGIQGIFLVNTVENGKDVDAKSAKKVVVTQITFDDGRTFEPVKAGQDRIHLHSMTDIDNIGRIFSSPAPGLVMGNGNTGAALGEFESSNLYVSDNAGVSWKKALEGPHKYEFGDTGGILVAARDSLKEDVDKISFSLDYGENWESAPLPDGLKVRPVILTTTQDSTSLKFLLIGEKDRAFHMIAINFEGMEKRTCESKDMESWYARVDDKGAPTCIMGHKQTYNRRKKSADCFLKADFRDPEPVIENCECTDADFECDYNFQRDPDDNKVCKKVGPVPIPEGSCKGKDETFKGSSGWRLIPGNTCTRKSGAQKDDPVERKCSDGGSPGGGSTPGTPASGEISLKINEFTDIKGQDMQKFYLMGLESESPTSEVVIARPIGDKLPGGKVEVENKLWITADHGKTWKRILEKENILGLIPHTYFREVVFFHTDSEKVIYTIDRGHSFHSFKTPFSDPGAAMSFHPDKKDWIIWIGKRCGDVAGSKDCYPEASISTDRGDNWKTLQRYATKCEFTGNSAFKFRAQKQIVCLVHKDENTDNHKTIVTIEDFSEDDRIFHNGTVAAFATMNEFILATDEVIEDGKESAGLQAIASMDGKHFEAAQFPRNFHDSHSSLYTVLDSSNHAVNLFVATDLSEGRRRGSIIKSNSNGTTYVLSAPNVNSDELGYVDFEKVAGLEGVTLINSVSNPDDKNGKKVIQTKISHNDGAEWGFLPPPSKGADGKSYSCSSSGDRQCALHLHHYTERENKGRTFSASTAVGLIFGYGNVGPSLGDVKEADTFMSADGGINWKSVKKGVWTWQYGDQGSIIVLAQRATLANKIKSNIVSYSTDEGNTWTDYKFTDKEVTIQDLTSVHSGTSRNFLVWYQTDDKKLFAANLDFTGLTNQPCKYSDDSSSDYDLWSPKHPLQNDDCLFGHKAKYLRKKTDRKCYNQASMSRLREYENCECTRRDFECAYNFELDNHGQCTLVPDHDALSGEEWCKQHPNETSYFDPTGYRRIPLTTCEGGQELDKTSTEHACAGHEEDFARKPAFGWYAWRNWSGKFGQIRLGDNSATFDSEQPWIKYPVIAISALAAVVAALPLVLTSIWRSATGVYERVSNRSRGGNWSRRYTTRDSFARGRGDYSMVDDDEGELLGEESDEEV; encoded by the exons ATGATGAGGTCCTCAGCCTGGGCCGCACTCTCATGGCGCGCCCTCATATTCTCACTGCTATGGACAGCTGTGGCAGCAAAGCAGGACAAGCCGACGGTCGACGCTTCCGTCGCGAAGCATCCTCCTCTCAACCTGAATTACTTTGAGGATAGTGACGTCGTTGTCTTCCAAGATATCGAGGAGAGAAATATCTGGAGGTCCGAAGACGCAGGCAAAACATGGGCGCAAGTCCCTGACATCCCCGACCGAAGCGCAACCTTCCTGTACCTTCACCCCTTCGATTCCACATCTGCTTTTGTTCTCACGAAAGATCGGAAACACTACAAAACCGAAGACCGTGGCAAAAGCTGGAGTGAATTCAACAGCGGTACAATGCCGAGTGCCTTCCAACCCGATACTCTTGTCTTCCACGCAGGTGACCCGAAGCGCATCATTTTCAACGGCATGAACTGCGATGGAATTTTTTGCGACGAGGAAACAACATATACAATTGATGGTTTCAAGACTGTGCAGCAGCTGCGCCCCAGTACATCAGGTTGCTGGTGGGCCAAGACAAACCGAGAGTTCACAACCGGCGATGCCGAGCTGGACAAGACCAGAATCCTTTGCATCGTTACCGACCCTCTGAGTCTCTTCAAAACAAGCCAGAAGTTATGCGTTTCGGATAACTTCTTTGCCAAGGGTAGTGGTGGAAAATTCGACGAATTCGAGCCAAGTTTGGATGGTCAACGTGATGTAACTGGCGTCGTTAGCATCGCAGCCGTCAAGAGCtttattcttcttgcctCGTCATCCGCTGGCAGTGATGAGATGACTCTTTTCGTTACCAGTGATGCTCAGTTCTGGCACCGAGCCATGTTCCCCACGGACGACAGCCATGACCATTCCCACAAGATCAACCAGGAAGCTTACACGGTCCTCGAAAGCACCAACTACAGCATTCAAGTCGACGTGATGACTTCTCACCCGTCCACCCCTATGGGTGTCATCTTCACCAGCAACTCGAACGGTACATACTTCACAGAGAACATCCCGTACACCAATCGCAATGTCAAGGGCCACGTCGATTTCGAGAAAATCAGCGGAATTCAAGGTATCTTCCTGGTCAACACGGTTGAAAACggcaaggatgttgatgcgAAGAGCGCAAAGAAAGTTGTGGTGACACAGATCACATTTGACGATGGAAGAACCTTTGAGCCAGTCAAAGCTGGACAAGACCGCATCCACCTACATTCAATGACAGACATTGACAATATCGGCCGCATCTTCTCGAGCCCGGCTCCTGGTCTTGTTATGGGCAATGGAAACACGGGCGCCGCACTCGGCGAGTTCGAGAGTTCCAATCTTTATGTTTCTGACAACGCTGGCGTGTCATGGAAAAAGGCGCTCGAAGGTCCTCATAAATATGAGTTTGGCGACACAGGCGGTATCTTGGTCGCTGCCAGAGATTCTCTAAAGGAGGACGTCGATAAGATTTCCTTCTCCCTGGACTATGGAGAAAACTGGGAGTCCGCCCCACTCCCTGATGGCCTAAAGGTTAGGCCTGTTATTCTGACAACTACACAAGACTCGACAAGTCTCAAGTTTCTGCTTATTGGCGAGAAGGACAGAGCTTTTCACATGATCGCCATTAACTTTGAGGGCATGGAGAAGCGCACTTGCGAGAGTAAGGACATGGAGTCATGGTATGCACGTGTTGACGACAAGGGAGCTCCAACCTGCATCATGGGTCACAAGCAGACATACAACCGCCGCAAGAAATCGGCGGATTGCTTTCTCAAGGCCGACTTCCGTGACCCTGAACCCGTCATCGAGAACTGCGAGTGTACCGATGCCGACTTTGAATGCGACTACAACTTCCAGAGAGACCCCGATGACAACAAGGTCTGTAAGAAGGTTGGGCCAGTTCCTATTCCAGAAGGCTCTTGTAAGGGCAAGGATGAGACCTTCAAGGGATCGTCCGGGTGGCGCCTTATTCCAGGAAATACATGTACTCGAAAGAGTGGCGCTCAGAAGGATGACCCAGTTGAACGCAAGTGCTCCGATGGCGGCAGTCCCGGTGGCGGTTCGACGCCTGGTACTCCAGCCAGTGGTGAAATTTCGCTCAAGATCAATGAGTTTACGGACATCAAAGGCCAGGACATGCAGAAATTCTACCTCATGGGTCTCGAATCTGAGAGTCCTACCAGCGAAGTTGTTATTGCTCGACCCATTGGTGATAAGCTACCTGGCGGTAAAGTCGAAGTGGAAAACAAGCTATGGATCACAGCTGATCACGGCAAAACTTGGAAGCGCATTCTTGAAAAGGAGAATATCTTGGGACTGATTCCTCATACATACTTCAGGGAAGTTGTCTTCTTCCATACAGATTCTGAAAAAGTCATCTATACGATTGACCGCGGTCATAGTTTTCACAGCTTCAAGACGCCATTTTCTGATCCAGGTGCCGCGATGAGCTTTCATCCAGACAAGAAGGACTGGATCATCTGGATCGGAAAGCGGTGTGGTGATGTTGCGGGTAGCAAGGATTGTTACCCTGaagcctcaatctcaactgaTCGTGGTGACAACTGGAAGACTTTGCAACGTTACGCGACCAAGTGCGAGTTCACAGGAAACTCTGCCTTCAAATTCCGCGCCCAGAAACAAATTGTCTGTCTCGTTCACAAGGACGAGAACACTGACAATCACAAAACCATTGTCACAATTGAGGACTTTTCTGAGGACGACAGGATTTTCCACAACGGTACGGTTGCGGCGTTTGCAACTATGAATGAGTTTATCCTCGCCACGGATGAGGTTattgaagatggcaaagaGAGCGCCGGCCTGCAAGCCATTGCTAGTATGGACGGAAAACATTTCGAAGCAGCCCAATTTCCACGCAACTTTCACGATTCACACTCATCATTGTACACTGTTCTTGACAGCTCTAACCACGCCGTCAACCTATTTGTCGCCACTGATCTTTCCGAAGGCCGACGACGCGGCTCAATAATCAAGAGTAATTCTAATGGTACAACATATGTTCTCAGCGCACCCAACGTCAACTCCGACGAACTAGGTTACGTGGACTTTGAAAAGGTCGCGGGTCTTGAGGGCGTCACCCTTATCAATTCTGTTTCGAACCCCGATGACAAGAACGGAAAGAAGGTGATTCAGACAAAGATTTCGCACAACGACGGTGCCGAATGGGGTTTCCTCCCCCCTCCATCAAAGGGTGCAGATGGCAAATCTTATTCATGCAGCTCCTCAGGTGATAGGCAATGCGCTCTCCATCTACACCACTACACAGAGCGAGAGAATAAGGGCAGAACTTTCTCAGCAAGCACCGCTGTTGGCCTGATCTTCGGCTATGGAAACGTTGGACCAAGCCTTGGAGATGTCAAGGAGGCCGATACATTCATGTCCGCTGATGGCGGAATCAACTGGAAGAGCGTTAAGAAGGGTGTATGGACGTGGCAATATGGTGACCAGGGTTCGATCATTGTACTCGCACAGCGTGCTACCCTCGcgaacaagatcaagtcaaATATTGTCTCTTACTCAACAGACGAGGGCAATACTTGGACGGACTACAAGTTCACCGACAAGGAAGTGACTATTCAAGACTTGACATCTGTCCATAGTGGAACTTCCCGAAACTTTTTGGTGTGGTACCAGACAGATGATAAGAAACTCTTCGCTGCCAACCTCGATTTTACAGGACTCACAAATCAGCCCTGCAAGTACTCCGATGATTCTTCTTCAGATTACGATCTCTGGTCCCCTAAACATCCCCTTCAAAACGATGACTGCCTTTTCGGACATAAGGCCAAGTATCTGCGAAAGAAGACGGATCGCAAGTGCTACAATCAAGCAAGCATGTCACGATTGCGAGAATATGAAAACTGCGAGTGTACCAGGCGAGATTTTGAATG TGCATATAACTTCGAACTAGACAATCATGGACAATGCACTCTGGTTCCAGATCATGATGCCCTCTCGGGCGAGGAGTGGTGTAAGCAACATCCCAACGAGACATCCTACTTCGACCCTACAGGTTATCGCCGCATCCCCTTGACCACCTGCGAAGGTGGCCAAGAGCTGGATAAGACCTCCACAGAGCACGCCTGTGCAGGACACGAGGAGGATTTTGCACGCAAGC CCGCTTTTGGCTGGTATGCTTGGCGCAACTGGAGCGGCAAATTTGGACAGATCCGACTGGGTGATAACAGTGCCACCTTTGACAGCGAGCAACCTTGGATCAAGTATCCCGTCATTGCTATCTCAGCACTGGcagctgttgttgctgctctaCCACTAGTCTTGACCTCCATATGGCGATCCGCCACTGGAGTCTACGAGCGTGTATCAAACCGAAGTAGGGGAGGCAATTGGTCAAGACGGTATACCACACGCGATAGCTTCGCCCGAGGACGGGGTGACTATTCCATggtcgacgatgacgagggtGAGCTACTCGGTGAGGAGAGCGACGAAGAGGTTTGA